The Pan troglodytes isolate AG18354 chromosome 1, NHGRI_mPanTro3-v2.0_pri, whole genome shotgun sequence genome includes a region encoding these proteins:
- the LOC107966662 gene encoding transmembrane epididymal protein 1, with product MILKGCLLYPLCSPRNKQRCARLWKIAYGGLLKIVTGSLLTFYVVLCLDGRMVLMSKQVPSRFMYPKEWQHLTMFILLTLNGCVDFMSKNMLPQRCVGLEKGTLVLIIYELLLLMVSHIKDSEGVELHVHSPLILVVFLLLLVLTTELWAPNMCHLQLMETFLILIMGSWLMQAGFILYRTVSGYPWQDDDISDIMFVTTFFCWHVMINASFLLGIYGFSSFWYHCFRPSLKLTGPKEAPYYASTPGPLYKLLQEVEQSEKEDQVLFFSKSSP from the coding sequence ATGATACTCAAAGGTTGTCTCCTGTATCCTTTGTGCTCTCCCAGGAATAAGCAAAGATGTGCCAGGCTGTGGAAAATAGCCTATGGAGGATTACTAAAGATAGTGACTGGCTCcctcttaacattttatgtgGTTCTCTGTCTTGATGGCAGGATGGTGCTAATGAGCAAGCAAGTGCCATCAAGGTTCATGTACCCCAAAGAGTGGCAGCACCTCACCATGTTCATCCTCCTCACTCTTAATGGCTGTGTGGACTTCATGAGCAAGAACATGCTGCCTCAGAGGTGTGTGGGCCTAGAAAAAGGTACCCTGGTCCTGATCATCTACGAGCTCCTGCTGCTGATGGTGTCACATATTAAAGATTCAGAAGGGGTGGAGCTGCACGTTCATTCTCCGCTCATCTTGGTGGTGTTCCTGCTGTTGCTGGTGTTGACTACAGAGCTGTGGGCTCCCAACATGTGTCATCTCCAGCTGATGGAGACCTTTCTTATCCTGATCATGGGCTCCTGGCTGATGCAGGCAGGCTTTATTCTATACAGAACTGTCTCTGGCTACCCATGGCAGGACGATGACATCAGTGACATCATGTTTGTCACCACCTTCTTCTGCTGGCATGTGATGATCAATGCCTCATTCCTGTTGGGAATCTATGGCTTCTCTTCCTTTTGGTATCATTGTTTCAGACCCAGCTTGAAGCTGACTGGGCCCAAAGAAGCTCCATATTATGCAAGCACTCCAGGACCCCTCTACAAGTTGCTACAGGAAGTGGAGCAGTCAGAGAAAGAGGACCAGGTTCTCTTTTTTTCAAAGAGCTCCCCCTGA